AGCTATCTACTCCTAGATCGATTGGCCTCCATTCAGCAGACGGAAGCGCAGTGCTGCTTGGATTCATCACAAAAAATCTATGATGTGTTGCGATACTTGAGAGCAAATCCTACCCTATACCCTCTATTTTTTAAGTTTCTAAGAGCATCTTCAGCAGTTCGGTATATCACGTCCCGTAAAAATCGGTTTGAAAAGCAAAACTTTTTTTTTCGTATTTTTACATTATGGCTTTTGTTCTGATAGAACAGATCTTGTAAAAATATttcattgtcttgataaaattgcACAAACCCCTAAAACCCTGCTAAATTACAATTAGGTCCACCTCGGCCGCTTCCATCGCGACATCTCATTGGGAAGGGCAAAGAGCCCGCGCTGGAGCTCACAGCAAGAAGGCGCCATCCGCATCAATCCCGCGGTGGTGGCTAGCGGGagcaggcggcggtggcggcatctAGCTAGCTCGTGCCGGCGACAACAGCAACTGCTTGCTAGCTAGCTCGCGCACCTGAGCCATTAGCTAGCTAGCCCGCGTAGCTCACGGCCGCGGCTCGTGGCTCGAGCAGCGGCGGCAGCTCATGGGGGCAGCAGTTAGGGTCCGGTGGTCATTGGCGTTGAGGCGTTTCGGTAAGGTCGCGTTGGGAAAGACCATGGCGGGAGCTGAAAGTTTCCTCCCACCTACCGTTTCTTTATTTTCAGGTCCATGTAAAAATTGTCCCCAATCTCGTAGATATAGAGGAAACGGCCTGGAATATGCAGGTTCCGCAAAAAATATATAGAGGATGGACGATTTTGCCGGATCTATCCGGGGTGGAAAAAACGTCCGCATCCCGTAGATCGGCGGTTATTTTGTCGGATGGCCTTTTTACGGGATCTGCTAGAGGTGGTTTAAGAAGTTTATTCATTTTCAGCACATGCAAACCCTCCACTTCATCAACCATATGCAATTCATTTATATTTCACTTTCTACCACATGCAAACCTGCACATCAAATACATGCAAGCCCTCCACGTCTTTTTTTTCACAAACAAATTATTCGATCTCGATCCATACTCCATAGACAGAGTACAGGCCAGGTGTACCTAGGAGCACATTGCATTAAAGCTGGTAATTAATGAGCTGTCCATGAAACTAATTATCTGGCAGTATAGTGGAAAGGAATCTTCGTGCTATATCTCGTGTCCGTCACAAACAGACCCCGCTCTGCTCCTGAGCAGTGTGTGTAGCGTAACGAGGCATGTCGACGCGTATAGTCCTGTCCTGCAACAAACAGCTCCCCGCTCAGCTTTTGAGCAGTGTGGGTAAGAAATGTCGACGAGCACAGCCCAAGTCGAGTTCCACGAGTGAATAATTAAATCGGTGTTAATTTCTGTAGCTGTAGCAAAAATGGATGCTATATAAACCGCGCAAGCTACGTAAGTAAAATCAACACACACAACACCGGCCTCATAATCTCATAGAGAAAGCAATGGCAGCCAAGTCTTCACAGACCATGACAATCCCCACCGACGCTGAGCTGGTCCAGGCGCAGGCGGACCTTTGGCGCCACTGCCTCAGCTACCTCACACCAATGGCGCTCAGTTGCGCCATCCAGCTCGGCATCCCTACCGCGATCCATCGTCTTGGCGGTGCCGCGTCGTTGCCGGACCTGGTCACCGCGCTGTCCCTCCCGCCATCCAAGGCGCCGTTCCTCAGCCGCCTCCTGCGGCTGCTTTCCACGACGGGGGTGCTGGCGTCAAACGAGGCTGGGATCTACAGCCTCGTCCCACTGTCCTACCTCCTCGTGGATGGTGTACGCATCGACGGTGATGCTAGTCAGACGGCTCTTGTGCTCGCCGTGACCTCCCGGCACTACATGGAGGCGGCCATGGGGCTGGCCGACTGGTTCAAGAAGGATATCGCACCGCCCGTGCCGTCACCATTCGAGGAAGTGCACGGCGCGGCACTCTTCGAGGAGAGTATGGCGGTCCTTGACCCAGAGTGTGACAAGTTGTTCAATGAAGCTTTAGCTGCCCATGACCATATGGGAATTGGTACAATATTGCGGGAATGTCATGGCCTATTCAGTGGCTTGCAGTCGCTCACAGACTGTTGTGGTGGTGATGGAACGACAGCTAGGTCCATCGTTAAGGCCTACCCGCATATAAAGTGCAATGTGTTGGACCTTCCAAAGGTGGTTGATAAAGCTCCAAGCGATGGTCTCGTTAACTATGTCGCCAGTGACATGTTCCATTCCATCCCACCTGCTCAAGCTGTAATGCTCAAGGTACAAACTGGTTTGTCTCCACAATGTTATACCTTTTTAGCGCTCGTGATTCTATATCTCATTAAAGTTGAGAGTTTGTATCACTAGTATGTACATTCTTTTGAGGTACCCTTTATACTTAAATGAAAAGTACCAATTGTAATGCATAATTACATCGAGTTCATAAATTTTATGTCTTCTTATTACACACTGCTTAACCACATACATTTTTTGCCATGTCAGCTTGTTCTACACTTCTGGGGTGATGAGGACTGCATCAATATCCTAGCCCAATGCAAGAAGGCCATTCCTTCCCGAGAAGCAGGAGGAAAAGTGATTATCATAGACATTGTGGTTGACTCTTCTTCAGGACAGATGTTCGAAACCCAACTGCTGATGGATATGGCAATGATGGTATATACCAGGGGACGACAGCGGGATGAAAATGAATGGAGTTCCATCTTTGCGAAAGCAGGGTTCAGTGACTACAAAATTGTCAAGAAACTTGGAGCTCGGGGTGTCATCAAGGTCTACCCATAAGGTTGTGCTGCAAATGATGTAATGGCAACCCTTTGGTATCCATAAAGTAGTGGTGTGCTATAACTACtaaactagatcattgatggcgcgcgttgctgcgcccgtctatttttACGATAAAAGGATACTTCAAATATGTAGATACATGAAAAAGGAAAAGTAGCAAATAGTAGGGAAGGACTGTTGTTCTCGGGTCCGATGGGCATAGAATTGAACACTAAAGCCCACATTGTTGTGCAGAGCTGTTCACACTCCAGTGTCACGGTGCATGCTAGGTATGATTGATGAGAGTGCCGGGCTCGATCATAGTTGTGGTTGCAAATTTGCAATAATAATCGTAGGCAAGTATAAATCCGCACGCACATCCAGGAGATGTTTTTTAAAGCAAGAAATTGGTCCCTTACCGGGGTAGTCCAGGAAATTATTGCAAATATGTTACAACCATTTGAATATATTATATATGGGAATGCTGTGATTAAAATAACATGGCAGGAATTTTAACCAAGCTATGAGTAAAAAAAGCATGGAGAAGAATGTTGGGACCATTTGAATATATTAGATGTGGAAATGCTGTGAAGAAATAACATGACAGGAATTTTAACCAAGCTATGAGTAAAAATAAGCATGGAGAAAAATGAATCCACATTTAGTCACACTGAACAAGTAGCACATAATCAAATTTTATATTGCTTGGGAAGATCACACCAGTTCAATACATTTAGAAATGAACAATTAATCCGTAGAAATGGTTAGGAATTTGTTCGTGGTACAGTTATTTGAGAGCTCTATTTTTGTTTCCATGCATCATGGAGAGTTATGCCCTCTGATGCAAGGGTTTTTGAAACAACTATAAGTTAACTTGGATCTATCTTGAAACATCGAAACTGAACTTGTACTTGAATGACagtgggaaaaaaataaaaaggaaaaaaaatgaacATGAGGATATTAGATGCTCTCCAAGTTTCAACTTAGATGTCCATTAGATGAATTCTGGGTAATTAGGAGTTCTGAGATGGATGGAAACGGCCGGCATCCATGCAGCACAACAAAGGTAGTCATGTGCGCGAAGGGGAGGGCAGCGGCAAGCTCCCGATCTCAAAAATCCTCAATCGACCACAACCAGCATGAACATTACCTGTATGTAGAAATTTTGGAATGAGAGGATATCACGACAATGTAATTGTTTGGTGCAAGATGGAATCATACAACTGAAATTAAATATAGAGAAATCTGTCTGAGCATCATGTTGAAGAATGTTGTGCAGTACATCCCAACGAGAGTGCTTGCAGTAGACCATATCTTAGGCCATGAGGTACTATAGTAGGATGAAATCCATACTGTTTTGCAAAACTGGTTGAAAAACGCCACATTTGTATGCTGTTATGGCTTCAGGCAACTTTTTTTATCCCAAGAAGTTGCCTGAGGTGAAACTGTACCAATGTGAAGAGCACAAATTGCTTACATATAGTACCGAGATGTGTATCTTCCTTGAGCTTCacaatcatcttaaaatgctaagtGTTATGTGTACTCACATCCACTGTATTTTAAGACTATCTTGATGCAGCACATTAGTTTAGAAGGAAGGGAATCCCTATTGTGACAACAATACATGGTCAAATAAAAATCTCAAACCAAATCAGTGTTTGTTTTTCAAGTACTCTGCCATTCAACCTAATTACCAAGCATTTGAGAGAATATTGGTTCATGGTCAGGATGGGTATTGATCTAGACCATCAGGTCCTCGACTTGCTTTGACGTTGCTACATCATACGCCTCTTGACAGAGGCTTCTAAAACGCACTTGCACAAGTACCTACTTAAAAATTATTTCAAATTCAGTAAGCATGGCTCGGAGAACCCAACCCAGCAAAAAGGTCAAACTCATCAACTAAGAGCACATGTCTTCAGTTGGGAGTGGAAAGCATCATCAATTAATAAAAAATATATACTTGATGGAGAAAGAATTGGGGGAAGAACAGAGAAGAACTAATTGAAGAACACGGATCGAACATCGACAACGCATGTGGAGTAAATGAAGAGCAAGGATCGACATGGTAACTGACCTGCAATGTGTAGTTTGATTATTTCAA
The Triticum dicoccoides isolate Atlit2015 ecotype Zavitan chromosome 3A, WEW_v2.0, whole genome shotgun sequence genome window above contains:
- the LOC119271008 gene encoding flavonoid O-methyltransferase-like protein Os11g0303600; translated protein: MAAKSSQTMTIPTDAELVQAQADLWRHCLSYLTPMALSCAIQLGIPTAIHRLGGAASLPDLVTALSLPPSKAPFLSRLLRLLSTTGVLASNEAGIYSLVPLSYLLVDGVRIDGDASQTALVLAVTSRHYMEAAMGLADWFKKDIAPPVPSPFEEVHGAALFEESMAVLDPECDKLFNEALAAHDHMGIGTILRECHGLFSGLQSLTDCCGGDGTTARSIVKAYPHIKCNVLDLPKVVDKAPSDGLVNYVASDMFHSIPPAQAVMLKLVLHFWGDEDCINILAQCKKAIPSREAGGKVIIIDIVVDSSSGQMFETQLLMDMAMMVYTRGRQRDENEWSSIFAKAGFSDYKIVKKLGARGVIKVYP